From the genome of Solanum pennellii chromosome 6, SPENNV200:
aaaatgaacaagtaaaaacGGTCAGAGGAAATATcaatttcagaatttttatgtaatcatattaatattcttataaaatcaattttaatatcTAAAATGTAGCTCAACGCTTGATACTTATCAACTACTTTCAATTTGTTAATTCAAAACGAGTTTCAAAGTACTTTTATGTAATTGGAAAGGTAATTTTCCAAAGTACAAAAACACAACTTTTTTCTAGAAGTACTTTTAGAATTTTcaccaaataatttttttcggACGaaactttttggaaaaaaaaacgGTTTATATATACATTCATAAGAAACGTATATTTTCTATAGTAgggaaaacaacaaaaaaagtaatGTGTAGCTACCATTTTAGCTCCTCTCTTTTCCCACATTTTATGTTCGCGTCTACTAGGAAGTAGGAATATATAAATAGGTTTACTAATTTAGTTGTTGctcatttttttgaatttttattattattagggataatgtacaagtaccTCCTTAACTTatgtccgaaatttcagagacacacttatactatactaaggtcctatttcCCCGGtgaactttttttattaataattttctttccttttcagtctacgtgacactatcttgtgggcccaacactggttgacttttttttttcaaaatagtgtcacataggccgaaaagaggtaggttacttataaaataagttcaggaggtaataggaccttagtatagcataagtgtgtctctgaaatttcaagCATAAGTTAAAAGGGTACTTGAGCATTTtcccatattattattattattattattattattattttaacatgAAGAAAGAAAACGAGCACACACAAAAGAGtagattattaataaaaaagatagGTCTCAAAAGAGTTGCTTCCACAAGGAGAAAAAGTTCAGAGATGTAATTATTGTGGGCCgggaaaattaatttaatattactaCTAATCTATGATTAACATCATTAAAATACATAGTAGTCAAACTTTTgtacttaattaatttctttaaaataaataaacacgagAGCTCTTCACTCACCCAAAGAGATTATTTgtagattttaaattaaaatttcgcTTCTTTATGAACTTTTTTAAAGATTAGTATGACTTTGGCAATGATGCACATAAATCGAAAAATAATCGGAAAATCTTTATATGTAGGTATTGATAATTACCTCATTAAGTGATGGAAATAGGACTTGATTAAATTATAGAGGAAAAAGATGGCATCAATATAAGATATTTCTTCAATAAACTCTTGTCTTGTGTGGTTATATTTACTTCCAACAGGATTATGTTGACACTTTGTATAAGTCACCTCTATTATTGAGGTCTAATATTCCCTTGCAAAAATGACATCTAATCTTatctaattataaaaataattttatccttacaaaaaaaaagatattaatatCTTCTTGAGAAAAACAAATTAGTAATTAACGACAACGATGAAGATGCTTAGAATGTCATTATCAATTTctcttataatttattaagcTTTACCAATAAGATTCCACCTAGTTAATTGTACATCAATTGAGTAGATTACTTGAGATTTGCGGCATGAAGCTTAGAAGTGAGGATTAGTTTTAGAGTAGTATGTAAAAGTAAACTTTGTACAAGAAATATCCAATAAAAATAGAGAGACTGTACAATTCAGATgttcaatcaaaatattttatataattcaaatattaactccaatgttTGTCTCGATAACACACTCTTAATCTAATGACTATTAATGGTAAGAGTCTTAAACCACACCACTAACTTCTTTAACACTtttaataagtattaataacaattataataataacaaagcTTAAGGTAttttttctctatcttttttttgtAAGTAAAATAGAAATGAAATCGATAATGGAATGATCGAGAGTTTCTCCTTTTGAAGCATTAATCGTGAAGAGTGCTTGGATTAGGTCAAATTGGAACTTTAATAActaaaacttatatataaaaaaagaaaaatgagaaaaacaaCGATACTTTTCGAGTATGGTAATTGAGCTTCTACTCATATTGAGGTGATTAGCATCTATATATTGTCAATTTTTCATGCCtaactttataaataataaaaatttactcacatttaatgtaatttttattatttatattaaatcaataaatgtATTACATGTTATTGTATAAAGAAAACTTTAACACTTAATTATAATTAGttgatatgtatttttatctcattaaattatttaacaatgaatatttatcttaaaacccaccaaataaaaaaaatcctatTGCGTGAAAATATCTATTCACTATGatcaatattttatgaatatatagcATGAAAAAGTTTTGTTAGGTATATGATCACTTTTGTGATCTATCTGATGGACACATTAGAGTTTCGTATTCCCTTTTTAAGAATTGATTTTTACAAGAGAAAAGCAACATTCAAGAATATGATGAAAGAGGAAAAttacaagaagaaaaagttcctttttttatttttatttttttgaatgattGTTATCCTTTCATCTGTTTTGGTGTGAAGAGGGCATTGCCTTGTCCATCATGGAAGAAatcaaattattgaattttaattagATAACTAGTAAGTACTTATGGAGTGTCTCTTCCTTTTTCATCTTTCTATGTTTTATCACACTTGTTTTTTATTCACCTAAGAAGAGCTACAAATTCCtaaattttgatgtattttttttatttctattcttaatattaaataattatgtgGAACACTAgtcaaatttaaagttttataatattcttaatgaaattaatttaatataatatatctctaataaaaattttattgaaaagtaTGTCAGATCAATATGGGTCAAGTAATATGAAACGAATCGAGTAGTTATTTTCAATCTCAACATGGTATGTTAGTAAATGTAGCAACAAATACGAATTAGACCATATTAAATAAATACGAAAAAagctcaaaaatacccttaaactacttaaaatagctcatatatacctTTACACTTTATTTCGACTCAAAATTACCCTTCCCGTcatactattgggtcaaaagtacccttcttattaacgaaagttgttaaatgccacGTGAATATCATATGGATGTCACATTGCATGCCAATAGGATTTACTGCCACGTAGATTAAATagaaagggtcaaaaatacccttaaactatttgaaatagctcatattacccttaaactatattttggctcaaaactacccttcccgtcaaactattggataaaaaatacccttcttattaacagaagttgttaaatgccatgtggatgccacattgcatgCCAATAAGGTCCCACTGCCACATAcactaaatccctaaatccgAATTACTTCCccccctcatttcattatttcagaaaTGATATATTCACCCATTCTTTCTCGTTTCGCGGCTAGGGTTTCATACTTTTCTTCGTGGctgggtttcaaagtggatattcatgtttgtaggttagtaaatacttcttcttattttattatgtttacgatTTAAAAGCATGATAATCAGGATTTCACAACTTTCTCCTAATTTCGCAGCTAAGGCTTCGTAACTTTCTTCGGggctgagtttcaaagtggatattcatggttgtaggttagtaaatattttttcttattttattttacgatttcaaagtatgatagttcgaatttcacaactttcccgTTATTTCGCGGCCAAGGTTTCATAACTTTCTTCGGAGatgagtttcaaagtggattttCGTGGTtgtaaacacaataaaataagaaaaaagtttacTAACCTATAACCAcaaatatccactttgaaacccagcgacgaagaaaactgtgaaaccttagccgcgaaatgagggaGAAGGGGTGAAATTGTTtctggaaaataatgaaatgaggggaaaatgagtaattaagatttagggatttagtcaatGTGGCAAACGTGGAATTTAACAACTTCCGCTAATAAGAAGgtcacttttgacccaatagtttgacgggaagggtagttttgagtcgaaatataatttaagggtaaatatgagctatttcggatagtttaagggtgcttttgacccttttccttttagtctatgtggcagtggaaATCTATTAGGGTGTCatgtggcatccacatggcatttaacaatTTTCGTTAATTAGAATGACACTTTTGATCCAATAGTTTGACGAAAAGGGTAGTTTTTaaccaaaatatagtttaagagtatatatgagctatttcagaTAATTTAAGTATTAATGAGATAAAAATGTATgctaattatattcatttatttgtttGGTATAAATATCtagtacaaaataaatatttacccTTTTATTGTAAATtgtaacaaataataattatgatatcattaaataaatatgttttatagATTAGTCAtgggaaaaaaattaatgttcTTCGGAAGATATTACTCCTAATAGAATTTTCTAGACGGATAATGACTAGATTTCGAACCCAAGTAAATGGGTAGGTGCGCAAAGTGACATTTCTACGAACGATAAGGTGATTAAGTTTTCAAAAgatacaatttatttttctcgctcaaaatatttgttgatattttttaaaaataaattattatgaaaaatatttcacttcttcattatgTTCTaagacatatatataaaatcttaaatttctaaatgacaaatactttcaaataattaatttaaaaatcacgACACACCATTTGAAATTGGTGgagtattatattattattaccGTACGCACTTATTCACAACACAAAATAGTCAATAATGGACCAAATATACCAAATTGTAAAAATGGGGAACAATATGTCAAATAAACTATTGAAACCCCACTTACCTTGTTGAATATTAGAgattatgatttaataaatCTTATGAGCATGATTATTTAGTGAACAACAATTAAAAGGAGGAAAACAAACAAactaatggagaaaaaaaaatactaaagaaGTAGAAATGACATGACCTAATTAAGAAAGGATATGTATGCATGAAAATGAAAGGgtaataaaaaactttaaaaatataaatggatAAGAACGAGTCACAAGTCACAAATGCCCCCTAATTTTTTATGAACCCAACAAGTCGATAAGCACCAGATAACTTAACTAATGCAAATATGTTTCATTTGGAAcctcaaaaaagaaataagataaAACAATGGATTAtaagattttatatttaatgattcatcacacatatatataatagacTAGACTAGATACATCAAGCTATTTGCTCTTTCTCGAACTtatataataaagataaaaatgaattttgaaaagtcatttaaaaaatttataatttttaaatattttatattattaattgtcatattttttaatttttaaaatataatattttttttaatttatgtgcgAGATATGGTTTCAAgagtcaattaattttttttttatatttcagaTTGTCAATTAGTTGAATTTATGAACTTTTTACATTATTATCGAATAATATATTACTTAATCATCTCAATTTAAGTGTGATTGGTATAAtctcaaaattaaatcaaatttttataattataaattgttaattattgtgatttataacatttctatcaaaaaaattatgtgttaaTAATACcttatatttttacaatttatatACATTCAACTAGATATTAAAGTGTGTATAGCTAATACATGGAATTCATAATGTGAGCAATACAGAAAATATTAACGCATTATATTAGCAGATTAAAAAcacaattgttttttaaaacctTGCACATCCTTTCCTTAATTTTAATGGAGTATATtttgtaaatgattttttttaatagaagttATGCTAAGGATGTTATTTTTAAACACCGAATCAAaaactacataaaataaaataaaatattaatatcaacatttttataaatttattattttatttaatattgagCATTAAGTAAGAAAAAGAAAGCCCCACAAGTCACAGTGCCATCCCAAGTCCTTACAAGTAGCCATCATTTCTCTCACCTCCTCCAATTCCTCAATTTCTCCCCAAATCAaaaattctctttctttctATCTTTCACACCATATTCATtcacaaagaaaatcaaaaatctGAGCGTTACTACTCATATACTATTTCAAACTGGCGATCGACAACCAAGAAGCCCCAATCCGTGAAATAAAGCCTAAGAACAGGCGTATCATGGTACTTTTTTTCAATCATTCTGTTCCATTCATTCtttcgtttttatttttttgctgatttttttctgttttcaGGGACCTGATGAGGACGACAATAGGTGGCCGCCATGGTTGAAACCATTATTGAAGGAGCGATTCTTTGTTCAATGCAAGTTACACGCTGATTCTCATAAGAGTGAATGTAATATGTACTGTCTGCAATGTAACAATGCTCCTCTCTGCTCTGTTTGTTTAGCCCATCACAGAGATCATCCTGTCATTCAGGTTTCCCcattttttctccattattttGCTCTTATGAAAttgctctgtttttttttaaaaaaaaaaagcttaaaCAAAGTGTTTACTTTGTTGAAACAGATAAGGAGGTCATCTTACCATGATGTGATAAGAGTGAATGAGATTCAGAAGTATTTGGACATTTCTTCAGTCCAAACATACATTATCAACAGTGCTAAAGTTGTTTTCTTGAATGAAAGGCCACAGCCTAGGCCTGGAAAAGGGGTCACAAATACTTGTGAAGTATGTGAAAGGAGTCTCCTTGATTCCTTCAAATTCTGCTCTCTTGGTTGCAAGGTATACAAAATTGACCATTAGTTTTTTCCATTATCTTGCATTTAATTCTTTATTGCACACATATCAAGGTAATGGCTCACGGGTCCATTAATTGATGGAAAATCTTTGGCATTATCAATTTTACAGATTGTTGGGACCT
Proteins encoded in this window:
- the LOC107021150 gene encoding uncharacterized protein LOC107021150; protein product: MGPDEDDNRWPPWLKPLLKERFFVQCKLHADSHKSECNMYCLQCNNAPLCSVCLAHHRDHPVIQIRRSSYHDVIRVNEIQKYLDISSVQTYIINSAKVVFLNERPQPRPGKGVTNTCEVCERSLLDSFKFCSLGCKIVGTSSNFVKKKKKPKNSPEKKRLPPAVVAAASEFDDSYSSSSSSHGRRNKIQSFTPSTPPPTSANYKTAKRRKGIPHRAPTGGLFIEY